In Colletotrichum destructivum chromosome 1, complete sequence, the sequence AAGGCCTGCATGAGATCGTCAAGCTTAGTATTTGGCTGGCTGGATGCCAATTCAACCAAGTTGAGTGCTGTCTGCTGCTCCACACGCGAACGAGTGTCCAGGGACAGAGTGActggctgtggctgtggcGGTGGCTGGGTATTGACTGAAGTCGGTGAACTATTGATGTAGCCAGCACCATCTTTTCGAAGCCTGCATGATCGTTAGTATTCTTAGTTGTCTACAGACAAAATCATAGAGCAAACTGACTGAGAAATGAAGTCGAGGACTATGCCTTTGGCAGGTAACTTGTATACACGGCCAAAAGTCTTCACGTCATTCCAGCCTGTCGCTTCATCCTCAGACTCTTCATCTTCAATCTCAATGATGCCATTGTTCTTCATGCCACGGCTGAAGGCTGGGGTGATGGCAGGAGCTCCTTTGATCTTCCGGAAGCGGTGAGCAGGTGCAAGTTCTTTGGGCAACTCAGCCAATAGATCGTCTGCGTGCATCGGGCAACGCCATGTCCGCAAAACAGGCGGGATTGCCAGGGGAGGGTCAAGGCAGTCCAAATGCCAGTAAAGGCTGCATTGACTACAGGGAAGGATGGCACGATTGTCGGCTGCTGGGTGTTGGCAATTATGGCAGAGAACAGCAGAGCCATCTCCATCCCGAATCTTGAAGAAGTCTGGGGTTTCTTCATACCCTTTCTTCCTGCGGCAATTGTCAGCTGATCCAGATCCCAACAATGAAGATGAATTCCAGGATGAGACATCGCTAGAATCATCGAATGACCAAGACTGAGGTTCGTCACTTACTTGGGCTTAGTCGGCACCACGATATCCTCATACTCGCCCTCAGGaccgaccttgacgccctcaAAGTACACCTGAACACGGTGAGGCAGCTTGAAGGCTCGAGGATTGGTCTTCTCCAGACTGTTTAGCAAACCGCCAAAGGCACCCTGGTGATCGAGGACCCTGGCCGGGTATCTGTTGCTGGAACAGACATTGCAAAACCACTCCTCGGGGAGGGTGTCGCCCAGGCCAAGGTCAACACACTCGAAATGAAACGATCTGGAACAATTTTCGCAGCAGACGAGATCCCCGACACCACCGCACGCTGAGCAATAgtcgtcgttctcgtcctgGTGGAGCTCATCAGCAATGCACATACATGTGGGAAAGGCAGGGCGCGAGAAATGAGTAGGAGAGTGCGTGGTGGCCAGCTGGCAAAAACGAgaggccggggagggggggcggctGGCCGCTAAACTCAGTATCCCAATGGAGGTGCGCCTTGGCCCACGAAATCCACGCTGTCCTTACAGGCCGCCGAATGCTCCTGTGCACCCACCATGCCGCCATCGTCCCCCAAGGACTGGCTGTGCTTTTGGCGAAAGCATCCCGCAAGATTGCATTCCAGCTACTGAAAGCAATTGAGTGTGAAATTTCTGCTTACCTGGTTCGTTGGGCCTCCGTTGACCGTGGATgcaccgccctcgccgctAGCTCGGGGCACACCAGCCGCGGTtcctcccttcttcttcataGGCCTGCAAAGACGCGTCAGTATTCCAGCTTCGATTGTGCGAGTGAGTCGGGATGATATTTTGATCGCGGAACGATGAGAGGGCTGCAGTGCGACGCTGTCCAGCTCGCCAGCCACCGCAGCCGCTCTCTTCCGACGACACCGTACCGCCACGCGTCGatgtcaaggccaaggaaaATCGTGATGAGCCAGGGGGTTAAGAAGAGACTCACGAAGTTTTGATGCGCAGACCAGTCCGCTGCTTCTTCGTTGGACGAAGGTTTGTAGGCGTCGCAGCCCTGGagctcgccgttggcgtGATGTCTCCGAGGAATGACGGCGCGGTCGGAGAGCTGGTGCTGTCAATCTCGTCGTGAGTCCTCTTGGCCGATCTCGTGGTCCTCGTGCTCAGGATCAGATTGAGGCTCGGGTTAGGAGCGGGCGTACGGGTCGACTTGCGCAGGTTCACTGCTGGCGACGAGGCAGCCACGGAACCGGCCCTGCTTCTCATGTCCGATCCGCGGATGTGGCTCTCGGGCTGGGGCGTCTGGCTGATGGTACTATCGCGTGCATTTCTTCTGCGTACGGAGGTTGCATCATCGCTCTGCAATACGCGGGGAGCCTTGTCCTTGTTGCCGTTCTTCTTGCCAGCCGGCTTCGATGGtggtgccgtcgacgaaAGGTTGGGGAAGATGGGCGAAGAAAGTCGACCAGGCATGTTGCCAGCCCCTGCAGCTTGAGATATgtttggggggagggtgggTGAGTTTGGGTTGGATGCGTCAGACACGCTCGTCTTAGCAGCGACGGATCTGCCGCGTCTCTTCATTGGCTGGAGGTCgattggtggtggtgcgcTGGTCGAGGTGGCCTCGGTgtcggcgacagcggccgTGGCAGGCGTCTTGGCACTGTGAGGGCGACTGTGGCTGTCCCCTTGCTGGCATCCAGCGGGGACGGGCGGAGAGCTGGGAGAAGGTGAGTCGGGGGGCAGCGACGGAGACGCTGAGAGCTCCGACAGCGACGAGTCGCTGCTTGCAGAGTCCCTCCGGGCGCGCTtgcgcgacggcgtcgtgggGGCCATGGTCGTCTCAGCCGCCAGTAGGGTAgactcgtcgtccaggtccATTTCGTCGAGGGAAGATTCCGATGCCTTGCTGTGTTTGCCAAAAATTTTAGTCGGCGTGACTTCCTGATCCTCGGACTTGACAAGGAGGTGGCCGTAAGGTGCCGGCTTAGGCTTGTGAGGGGTGAAGCGAGAGACGGTGGAAGGGGGTACAAAATAGTAGCAAGCCTGGTTATCCTTCTTgccttctctctttttgTTCTCGATAAGGCGCGAAAACTCGTCGAGAGTGTCTTCGTCGGCTTTTTGGTTGTAGACGTCCTCCAGCATGGACAGGAAGTCTGGGTCGGAAGAATTTTCGTCGTAGAGGGTCCGGAGTGCCCACGCAGTGGGATAGCGATAGTGCCGGAGCGCTTcgttgacggcgacctcgacggcctttTCGACAAGCTCCCTGTTCTCGGATGTCGGTTCTGAAGGCTGCACGGCGTCGCTAGAGGGCACTACTTGACGAACCGACGATGATGCGCGATGACCTACCGAGGAGCGCGACAGGCTTTTCTGTGAGGCAGATGCACGGCGACCCAGGCCCTTTCCAGTGGCTGCTTTGGGCGTGtagtcctcgtcctcttcgtcgtcataCAGGCCACGAGCAGGCAGAATTTTTTTCGAAACTTTCTGAACCGCGGcaggaggtggtggtgaaggcgATGGAAGGAACGAGGGTGGTGTTTCTGAGcgctttgctgctgctgccgccgccgcacctGCCGCACCTGCCGCACCTTCCGTacctgccgccgccgccgccgccgccgaacttGCTGAGCTCGACTTTAGGATGATCTTCCTGACGGGTCCCGCGCCATCCTGGCcctgcttcttcgtcgcctgTGCTTTAGGAAGGGACCCGAGGGGCGCCATGTTCTCCGTGACGCCGTATCGCACCATTCCAGCCTCCTCGAAGCTTGGCTTGCTTTGCACCGTCGGCTCCAACCATTTCTGCATgaaggtcctcgaggcctcGCTCGTCCCATTGGCTTTCTTGGCTGGTTCCGTTCCTCCGTTGGCGTGCTGGTGCGGGCTGGAGAATCGCGACCGCGTGGCTCTCGTGCTTGTGGGCATCATGACAGCTGGGCTCTCGAGGGCCCCtgacctcctcgccttcgaccAGACAGGCAAACGCTCCGACTCGGACGCCTGCAATCGCGTTAGTTCGTGTCTTTGTTCTGTGGTGTGAATCATGACTACTTCTCTGGTCTTTGAAGGCATTCAGCGATTGTTCCAGGCGCGTTCCCTCCACTTTGCGACGCGAAGGACTtggggagatggagggatgGGGAGAAAAGGGTGTTCAAGCAGCGGGAAGGGACCTCGAGGATTTTCGGAGACAATGGGCTGGACTGGGGGGGTTAGAGCTACGAAGCTAGGTACCTCCAGTGGAAGTTACTCCTGGGCGATACCTCTTGGGCGGGCGCACGCAAGTCAGTCACAGCGCTCTTGGGTCACCCTTAGCTCAGAGCCACAGCACAATACCACCAAGCTCACTGGTGGCCCGGTGACTTACACACACTTTTCTTACGCGTTGGCATCGGCCAAGCTGTCTTTCTTCGCCTGTCTCCCAAACCAAGATGGATGCCTCGAAGATGTCACTCGATAGGACGGTACTCGATCTTTGTCTACAATATCATTCGTAAGCATGCGGGGATAACTACAGATACTTGTCGGCCAGTGCTCGCCCCCGCTGGGCTTTCGAGATGAAGCGTCTTCGCCTCCAAAGGGGCTGGTTCTGCAGGAACTCACCAGACATTCGCCATCCATGCGGCGGGTCTCTGCCGtattgacgacgacgacgaccagggGGGCGCGACAACGGGCGACACGAACCTCTGGAATTGGCCAATTTTGTTCCACTCATCCTTCTCGTGGCTCGCTCTGTTCCCCCGGCCGACGGCATCTCCTGGCGTGTTCGGTCTCATCGACTTTGCCCCCCTGTCATCCTTCACACTCTATTTCTCTGGTTCTCGAGACACCAGCACCCTGCCAAGAATAGCAGGAAAAGGCAACGATTTCTCTCGTCCCGAATGCTAGTAGGCGGCCAAATCGTGAGGGGATTGATTCTGCAGTCGGTCGTGTTCTCAAAGGTCTGAGATGCAAAAAGCGTAGATGACTTGTCTTTGTTTGGCGGCAGGCTTTAAACCTCTATGCTATCAAACGAACCAGCCGACCAGTTGGATGCTACCTAGGCTGCTCGTACGGCCGGTGGGCCGGCTGAAGCTTCAGAAGAGCGAGCCGCTCCTCGGCATTCCGATGAGCAGCTGCGCAGCCAGCCAACCATCCAACTCTGCAGAGCGAGCGTTCCTGTATCCGGCCTCATCCTGGCAATGGCCCCCTATCGACTgccccagcagcagaatCACACATTTGATTTTCACGACAAAAAATTGTGGTTGTAAAATCGGGCCGCCCCCCGTTGCTCCTCTCATTGACAGTCATCGCCGTTTCCTACTTTCGGCTTACTCTTCGTCGctgtcctcttcctcatcacctcctgcggcggccttcttcgcgggcttcttcttcttcttgttcttgttcttgctCTTTCCCGTATTTCTGGAAAGGGGCTGCTCCAAGATCTTAAGaatctcctcgtcctcaatCTTCTTGTCCGACTTGACCTTGTTGAGGTCCAGAGCAGGGGGGGCACCGAGCTTGGTAATGCCGTTCTTGGTGATGGCTGCAAATGTGTTAGTACTTTGATCATTGAAGCTGTGCAGACAGGCTCGAAAGGAATTTTCTTACCAATGGTCGAGAGGTAGCGGGCGACGGGGGAGTTGTCCTTGTCACCAACAACCTCGTATGCGCGGAAGACGTTGCCGCGGACACACTCGACAACACCAGACTTGGCGTCGCGCTCATCCTCAAGCTGCCGCAGGCTGAAGGGGAAAGTGCCGAACTTCTTCTGGACCTCGGAGAGAATCTTGCGGGAAGTCGGGCGCTTGAGGCCGTagttggtggtggtgcgaCGGTGCAGAGTGGTTCTCTGGTCGTACGTCTTGATCTTGCCGGCGCCCAAGCTCACGCCCATCTCGACACCCCAAACCTCACCAATCTCGGGAACGCCATCGCCCTTGGTGCCCTCGGCGGGGGCAAGAAcaatcttcttcttgccctcgatCTCGTTGCGCTCAAAGAGCCATGAGGTGGTGCTCTCGACGAGGTTGCAGTCGTAAGACTTGACAACCTTCTCGAGCAAGCTGGTAATCTTCTGCTGGGTGGGAGCCTTGGCAGacgcggccttggccttctcctcgtcggtgccggAAGCGAGCAGACCGGGTGGGATCATCAACCGGAGGAGCAGCTCGTTGGCGTAGTAGTTGGCGAGGATCAGGTCGGCAGAGCGGCCAGTGATCTCCTCGCCGGACTTGTCCTTGTTGGCTGCGATGACGGTGTCACAGACGATGGAGCCAAAGCCATCGATCTGAGCACCGAGCTGGATCTTGATTggctcgccctccttgatctcagcgttggcctcggcctcatcgGTGGTGAGCGGGGTGTACGGCGTCACGAAGGAAGCTGGGGAGACGGTGGTAGGGTGGGAAAAGCCTGCACAGCGCGATCCGAGTCAGCCATTGCTTACAGCAGTCAGTCGACGGGGAGAGACGGACCCTTGTTGACCTTCTTTCCGCGGTAGACCTTGGcaagctcctcctcgatgagCTTGTCACCCTTCTCGCAGATGGCAACGATCTTCTCGCCAGGAACGATGAGCTCGGCGACAGCAGCCAAGACCTTCTCAGAGATCTGAGCGGCGGTCTTGTACTTGGTGAGCGTGTCGGGGTTGTTAAGGGTGTAGTCTATGACACTGTTAGCCATTGTTTGCTGCGTGTCGGGCCCATGACGAGGATGCGGCTCGAGTCTCCCGAGTCTCGTGGCTCAAGAAGAGCCACCCATTTGCTTTTGCATTGTTTGTCTTGGGTGGTAGCGGGGTAGCAACAGCGAAGGCTATTTTGGAGTATGTGTGACGCAAATGCAATAGGAGCATGAGCAGAATAGCACGAGTGGGAGCAGCAGTGGGAGCAGCAGtaggagcagcagcaatggcagcagccagccagccaccgccgccgccgccgcgtcgtcgtcgagggggaggggcaagCAGGAGAGCTACAACAAGGAAAGCAAGGTACCAACCGATTTCCTCCGAC encodes:
- a CDS encoding Putative Zinc finger, PHD-type, Zinc finger, FYVE/PHD-type, Zinc finger, RING/FYVE/PHD-type, with translation MPSKTREASESERLPVWSKARRSGALESPAVMMPTSTRATRSRFSSPHQHANGGTEPAKKANGTSEASRTFMQKWLEPTVQSKPSFEEAGMVRYGVTENMAPLGSLPKAQATKKQGQDGAGPVRKIILKSSSASSAAAAAAAGTEGAAGAAGAAAAAAAKRSETPPSFLPSPSPPPPAAVQKVSKKILPARGLYDDEEDEDYTPKAATGKGLGRRASASQKSLSRSSVGHRASSSVRQVVPSSDAVQPSEPTSENRELVEKAVEVAVNEALRHYRYPTAWALRTLYDENSSDPDFLSMLEDVYNQKADEDTLDEFSRLIENKKREGKKDNQACYYFVPPSTVSRFTPHKPKPAPYGHLLVKSEDQEVTPTKIFGKHSKASESSLDEMDLDDESTLLAAETTMAPTTPSRKRARRDSASSDSSLSELSASPSLPPDSPSPSSPPVPAGCQQGDSHSRPHSAKTPATAAVADTEATSTSAPPPIDLQPMKRRGRSVAAKTSVSDASNPNSPTLPPNISQAAGAGNMPGRLSSPIFPNLSSTAPPSKPAGKKNGNKDKAPRVLQSDDATSVRRRNARDSTISQTPQPESHIRGSDMRSRAGSVAASSPAVNLRKSTRTPAPNPSLNLILSTRTTRSAKRTHDEIDSTSSPTAPSFLGDITPTASSRAATPTNLRPTKKQRTGLRIKTSPMKKKGGTAAGVPRASGEGGASTVNGGPTNQDENDDYCSACGGVGDLVCCENCSRSFHFECVDLGLGDTLPEEWFCNVCSSNRYPARVLDHQGAFGGLLNSLEKTNPRAFKLPHRVQVYFEGVKVGPEGEYEDIVVPTKPKKKGYEETPDFFKIRDGDGSAVLCHNCQHPAADNRAILPCSQCSLYWHLDCLDPPLAIPPVLRTWRCPMHADDLLAELPKELAPAHRFRKIKGAPAITPAFSRGMKNNGIIEIEDEESEDEATGWNDVKTFGRVYKLPAKGIVLDFISQLRKDGAGYINSSPTSVNTQPPPQPQPVTLSLDTRSRVEQQTALNLVELASSQPNTKLDDLMQALLTTADPAMLSLIARGSADNFACGEISDADRQSLQAMLAQMDAMSNRIRGLLGASQPDAGAHSAKGCQNTLGGGDNDGAESAQGDIPSMKNESVEPPADLPTPATTTQDNPETFNSLGEKSSQDVPNDTNDDDVPIMDID
- a CDS encoding Putative proliferation-associated protein 2G4/ARX1: MSEEIDYTLNNPDTLTKYKTAAQISEKVLAAVAELIVPGEKIVAICEKGDKLIEEELAKVYRGKKVNKGFSHPTTVSPASFVTPYTPLTTDEAEANAEIKEGEPIKIQLGAQIDGFGSIVCDTVIAANKDKSGEEITGRSADLILANYYANELLLRLMIPPGLLASGTDEEKAKAASAKAPTQQKITSLLEKVVKSYDCNLVESTTSWLFERNEIEGKKKIVLAPAEGTKGDGVPEIGEVWGVEMGVSLGAGKIKTYDQRTTLHRRTTTNYGLKRPTSRKILSEVQKKFGTFPFSLRQLEDERDAKSGVVECVRGNVFRAYEVVGDKDNSPVARYLSTIAITKNGITKLGAPPALDLNKVKSDKKIEDEEILKILEQPLSRNTGKSKNKNKKKKKPAKKAAAGGDEEEDSDEE